Proteins from a genomic interval of Alosa alosa isolate M-15738 ecotype Scorff River chromosome 8, AALO_Geno_1.1, whole genome shotgun sequence:
- the mgat2 gene encoding alpha-1,6-mannosyl-glycoprotein 2-beta-N-acetylglucosaminyltransferase, translated as MRFRIYKRKVVILTLVVVVCGFAVWSNGSKQKKVAVFPKEAEPVKKGSSSSSSSSSSSSSSSSSSSSSNNNNNQPQPPVQVQTTVPVSRKPTNETHVEKVAKPEIDNTTLVYRSIVFQLNFDQTIRNEEKFRAARHKDDLVVVVQVHNRPEYLRLLVDSLRKVRGVESILLIFSHDFWSPEINQVVASIDFCSVLQIFFPFSMQLYPQEFPGNDPKDCPRDIPKKDALKMGCINAEYPDSFGHYREAKFSQTKHHWWWKLHFVWDRVRVLKDHQGLVLLIEEDHYLAPDFYHVLKMMGTLKREQCPDCNILSLGSYGHIGYTSKANRVEVKAWKSTEHNMGMALYRQTYQQLIQCTDTFCTYDDYNWDWSLQHLTVTCLPAFWKVMVCEAPRIFHAGDCGMHHKKSTCMPSSQKTKIDNVLQSSGNQLFPKGLLITKRLPANGAGAVAPHVKNGGWGDIRDHELCKSYLRLQ; from the coding sequence ATGAGATTCCGAATCTACAAGAGGAAGGTGGTGATACTGACtctggtggtggttgtgtgtggctTTGCTGTGTGGAGCAACGGGAGCAAGCAAAAGAAAGTGGCTGTCTTCCCCAAAGAGGCTGAGCCTGTGAAgaaaggcagcagcagcagcagcagcagcagtagtagtagtagcagcagcagcagcagcagcagcagcagtaataacaacaacaatcagCCACAGCCACCAGTCCAGGTGCAGACCACGGTACCGGTGAGCCGAAAGCCGACCAACGAGACACACGTGGAGAAGGTGGCAAAGCCGGAGATAGACAACACCACGCTGGTGTACCGCAGCATCGTGTTCCAGCTCAACTTCGACCAGACCATCCGGAACGAGGAAAAGTTCCGGGCGGCGCGGCACAAGGACgacctggtggtggtggtgcaggtgCACAACCGGCCGGAGTATCTGCGCCTGCTGGTGGACAGTCTGAGGAAGGTGCGTGGTGTGGAGAGCATCCTGCTCATCTTCAGCCATGACTTCTGGTCGCCCGAGATCAACCAGGTGGTGGCCTCCATCGACTTCTGCTCCGTGCTCCAGATCTTCTTCCCCTTCAGCATGCAGCTCTACCCACAGGAGTTCCCAGGGAACGACCCCAAGGACTGCCCGCGGGACATCCCCAAGAAAGACGCCTTAAAGATGGGCTGCATTAACGCGGAGTACCCCGACTCCTTCGGCCACTACCGCGAGGCCAAGTTCTCCCAGACCAAGCACCACTGGTGGTGGAAGCTGCACTTTGTGTGGGACAGAGTCCGGGTCCTGAAGGACCACCAGGGGCTGGTCCTGCTCATCGAGGAGGACCACTATCTGGCCCCAGACTTCTACCACGTCCTAAAGATGATGGGTACTCTAAAGAGAGAGCAGTGTCCAGACTGCAACATCCTCTCGTTGGGCAGCTATGGACACATCGGCTACACCAGCAAGGCCAACCGTGTGGAGGTGAAGGCCTGGAAGTCTACCGAGCACAACATGGGCATGGCCCTCTACCGACAGACCTACCAGCAGCTTATCCAATGCACGGACACCTTCTGCACCTACGACGACTACAACTGGGACTGGTCGCTGCAGCACCTGACCGtcacctgcctgcctgccttctGGAAGGTGATGGTGTGCGAGGCGCCGAGGATCTTCCATGCCGGTGACTGCGGCATGCACCACAAGAAGAGCACCTGCATGCCCTCCAGCCAGAAGACCAAGATCGATAACGTTCTCCAGAGCAGTGGGAACCAGTTGTTCCCCAAGGGCCTGCTCATAACCAAGAGACTCCCGGCCAATGGAGCTGGCGCTGTGGCTCCCCATGTCAAGAACGGAGGCTGGGGAGACATCAGGGACCACGAACTCTGCAAGAGCTACTTGCGACTACAGTGA